From Osmerus eperlanus chromosome 28, fOsmEpe2.1, whole genome shotgun sequence, the proteins below share one genomic window:
- the LOC134014902 gene encoding WAS/WASL-interacting protein family member 1-like: protein MRRKDSASGAVAPKAEGQLGHGEGITHASSPLLVNPSALKKVTRIDTGDSYSAALADGELFVWGRVPPASQDRAAASPRVWTPQPLSLGGREVCEVACGSWHMMALTTAAPGSREGNVECELGETGARFKELGCSPPLMTGRAKENSEQVCVGGQAQPPVSLAGVRPQTWPPAGPRCSGAPDLAPAGLGNPASPGERGRERGDGEGRERDSEGDGPLHDPAVAAARAPTALDGTGNGRSSIKPGERDEREAGGAVGSGEGRRGRRRGGPVFICLRPFQTDPPPPRPPSTGSLPQIHPGHLLVHHRPGQRDGQWSSNDWRSRPLRSFHSHPSSETQPTRPRSNSLSLNPSLNPSINPSLDLNPSLGLNPSLRPQARALQQLNMHGTLPCHPPQFQTQTETRANALPMAGPPSWAGSRPSPPHQKLNRRAVYSSGTAWKEVSLSADPLLSSRLPAPTPNGDPPLDHKH, encoded by the exons GGGCAACTAGGACACGGGGAGGGTATCACCCatgcctccagccctctcctggtGAACCCCTCCGCCTTGAAGAAAGTCACACGGATAGATACTGGAGACAGCTACAGCGCAGCCCTCGCAG ACGGAGAGCTGTTCGTCTGGGGTCGAGTCCCACCCGCGTCCCAGGACAGGGCTGCGGCCTCTCCGAGGGTCTggaccccccagcctctctccctggggGGGCGGGAGGTGTGCGAGGTGGCCTGTGGTTCCTGGCACATGATGGCTCTCACAACTGCAGCTCCAG GGAGCCGAGAGGGGAACGTGGAATGTGAACTCGGAGAAACTGGAGCGCGCTTCAAAGAGCTCGGCTGCTCTCCCCCGCTGATGACGGGCAGGGCGAAGGAAAATAGCGAGCAA gtgtgtgttggcGGCCAAGCCCAGCCACCTGTGAGCCTCGCTGGGGTCCGTCCCCAAACCTGGCCCCCGGCTGGCCCTCGGTGCTCTGGGGCCCCGGACCTAGCTCCTGCAGGCCTGGGGAATCCAGCCtccccaggggagagagggagggagcgaggggacggagaagggagggaga GAGACAGCGAGGGAGATGGACCGTTACATGATCCAGCGGTTGCCGCGGCGAGGGCCCCGACTGCGTTGGACGGGACAGGAAATGGCCGCTCATCAATCAAaccgggagagagggatgagagggaggctggaggggccgTGGgatctggggaggggaggaggggaaggaggagaggagggccggTCTTCATCTGTCTGCGGCCGTTCCAGACAGACCCACCACCGCCTCGGCCCCCCAGCACTGGGTCCCTGCCCCAGATACACCCTGGACACCTGCTGGTCCACCACAGGccgggacagagagatggacag TGGAGTTCTAACGATTGGAGGTCCAGACCTCTACGGAGCTTCCACAGTCACCCCAGCAGTGAGACCCAGCCCACCAGACCCCGCAGCAACAGcctcagcctcaaccccagcctcaaccccagcatCAACCCCAGCCTCGACCTTAACCCCAGCCTCGGCCTCAACCCGAGTCTCAGGCCCCAAGCACGGGCTCTGCAACAGCTCAACATGCACGGGACCCTCCCCTGTCATCCTCCCCAGTTCCAGACCCAGACAGAGACTCGGGCCAATGCCCTTCCCATGGCTGGGCCTCCCTCCTGGGCTGGGTCCAGACCCAGCCCCCCGCACCAGAAGCTCAACAGGCGGGCTGTCTACTCCTCCGGCACGGCCTGGAAGGAGGTGTCCTTGTCAGCCgatcccctcctgtcctccagactCCCAGCCCCGACCCCCAACGGGGACCCGCCTCTCGACCACAaacactga